The Solanum pennellii chromosome 11, SPENNV200 genome contains a region encoding:
- the LOC107003332 gene encoding U-box domain-containing protein 27-like produces MRKDDLYITVPSFFRCPISLDVMKSPVSLCTGVTYDRSSIQRWLDSGNNTCPATMQVLQTKDLVPNYTLQRLIQIWSESVRTQRSDTESNRVNSVSHDQVRELIKQFVNEFRVHSELEVNSDRLSKLLSFSEESAENLRFVASVAAESDFLAILTSFLVHNPKNLKVVEKIVPLWKMLLVERGSLSKIGKANDIYPAIIFALRNGSSKLKMEMSKALEFITSTDSEAKSSLSENSDLYSVLLSFSTINTDWNPDLMEVSVSCLISLAMLRKNRVKLVKAGAVKSVGKALSTTEMGTRLTDKVLRLLELISTCKEGRLELCNDGDCVQAIVKKVLKVSNEATEHAVTILWSLCCLFRDHRAQESVAKSNGMAKILLLLQSNCSPAVRQMAADLLKVFRVNSKAVSCLSTSYDTKTTHIMPF; encoded by the coding sequence aTGCGGAAGGATGATCTGTACATAACGGTGCCGAGTTTTTTCCGGTGTCCGATATCACTCGACGTGATGAAATCTCCGGTGAGTTTATGCACCGGAGTTACTTATGACCGGAGTAGCATCCAGCGGTGGCTTGACAGCGGTAATAATACGTGTCCGGCCACCATGCAGGTGCTACAAACTAAGGACCTTGTACCTAACTATACACTACAACGACTCATCCAGATCTGGTCTGAGTCAGTCCGGACTCAGCGTTCCGATACTGAGTCTAACCGAGTTAACTCAGTTAGTCACGATCAAGTTCGTGAGCTAATTAAACAGTTTGTAAACGAATTCCGAGTTCACTCTGAGTTGGAGGTGAACTCGGATCGGTTATCGAAGCTTTTAAGTTTCTCAGAAGAATCAGCTGAGAATCTCCGATTTGTGGCTTCTGTAGCGGCGGAGAGTGATTTTCTCGCGATTCTCACTTCGTTCCTTGTTCACAACCCTAAAAATCTTAAAGTTGTGGAGAAAATTGTACCTCTATGGAAAATGCTGTTGGTTGAACGAGGTTCCTTATCGAAAATCGGGAAAGCAAACGATATATATCCGGCGATAATATTTGCTCTGAGAAATGGAAGTTCAAAGTTGAAAATGGAGATGTCAAAAGCTTTAGAGTTCATCACATCAACCGATTCCGAAGCTAAATCATCCTTATCAGAAAACTCCGATTTATACTCAGTTTTATTGAGTTTTTCAACAATCAATACCGATTGGAATCCCGATTTAATGGAAGTCTCTGTTTCCTGTTTAATTTCTCTCGCAATGCTTCGTAAAAACCGGGTGAAGCTTGTAAAAGCCGGCGCGGTGAAATCAGTCGGAAAAGCATTGTCCACAACGGAGATGGGAACCAGATTAACAGATAAAGTATTGAGATTATTAGAACTGATATCTACTTGTAAAGAAGGAAGATTAGAACTGTGTAACGACGGAGATTGTGTGCAAGCGATAGTGAAGAAAGTATTGAAAGTATCAAACGAAGCAACGGAACATGCAGTAACGATTCTATGGAGTTTGTGTTGCCTTTTCCGGGATCACCGGGCACAGGAATCGGTAGCGAAGAGTAACGGTATGGCGAAGATATTGTTATTGTTACAAAGTAATTGCTCGCCGGCGGTGAGACAAATGGCCGCCGATTTACTGAAGGTGTTTAGAGTGAATTCCAAAGCAGTTTCTTGTCTTTCTACTAGCTATGATACTAAAACTACTCACATCATGCCATTTTGA